The genomic segment TGCCCGGATACATCATGATAGTGCTTTACAATGAGATTCACCAGGTGATGGTGCCTTGGAAGAATGACCGGAAACTTGAGCGAATCATCTAAAGGAGCGCATCTCAAGCGACCTCCTACTCGAAGCAAACCGTCTGTCATTACAGTATCCAGATCACTTATCGAACTGGGTTTCTTCACGAACCTCTTTTTCGTGTCTTGCACACCGCCACCAGTCTTGTTCTCCTCATCCAGGGCGGTTATCTCCTCCAGAAAATGCCGCCTCTGAACAAACTGAATCACACTGCGTTCTGCATTTCTCATCTCTTCTAGGGTGATGGAGCTTGTCTGGGGCATCCGTGCCGCTTCGTTGCCGTGCTTTCGGCGTACCCTTGCCAAAAGCCAAGACTTCTACCTCAGCAACCACGCCACATCCTTCTTCACGCTGTTCCACGATGAGTATCGGCGTATGGGCTCATCCAGTCCCGGTGCTTCCTCGGCGGATGTGGCATTCACCTGTTCCTCTCGCCTAACCTCCGGGTCATCATCCTCCAGATCTTTCAAGCCTTCAGGAAACTTGGGCCATGTATCTTCGCCTTGCCACAAGAAACCAGGCCCTGTTAGCCATCGATCACTTCTCAAGATCTCACTGGCGGACAGGCCACGTGACGCATCATCAGCAGGGTTGGGAGATGTGACCACGTGTTTCCACTGATCGCGACGCGATCCATCGTGAATCACCGCGAGCCTATTTGCCACAAAGGTGTGAAATCGCCGTCATTAAATATATACCGTAGGACCGCGGTACTGTCCGTCCAAAAGAACGACTCATCGACATCAATGCTCTCGTAGGCACATCTTGTCCAACTTAACAGCAACTGTCGCTGCCGACAGCTCCAGGCGGGG from the Nematostella vectensis chromosome 4, jaNemVect1.1, whole genome shotgun sequence genome contains:
- the LOC116617845 gene encoding uncharacterized protein LOC116617845, encoding MAPVKKMTIPRLELSAATVAVKLAVIHDGSRRDQWKHVVTSPNPADDASRGLSASEILRSDRWLTGPGFLWQGEDTWPKFPEGLKDLEDDDPEVRREEQVNATSAEEAPGLDEPIRRYSSWNSVKKDVAWLLR